The nucleotide window atatatatatatatatataatttaccaTTAATCTCACATTGTATTATTTGAGCTCTCGATTAAAAAAGAGGGCCCACCTTTTGAGATACCTGAGTTCTCTATCTCCCTGTTCTGGATTCCTTCAAATTCCAAATGtaaacactctctctctctctctctctctctctctgttcttTTAATATCAATCATATTGCCTAGCTTTCTTGTCAGTCTTAATTTATATTGTTTATCGATATATCCAAGGCTTTTTTTTAAGTCTAAGAgactattttattttctttctctgTTCTGCTCGTCTACTGTTTCTGTAAgtatttctctttctttttcttttaatataGTTTAAAGGAATAATCTTTCTCTGTTTGAAGAAATTGAATTCTTCTTTGCCCTTCCTGGAAATTGGTTCCAGTTTTTCTATggctttgtttatttatttaggtTTTGCTTACTTACGGgttattcaaataataaatatttcaccTTTTCTATCTTATTTTCTAGATTATCAAACTTATGGCTGTTGAGATTTTAATCTCAATATTCTGATTACTGTTGTAATAAGCTCCAGTTTAGTGGGTGTCAGCCTTTGCTTCCCAGGACTCTTGGGTTGCCGGCTAATAAACGGAACTTAATGATTCCGATGTAAATTCTGCTTCTTTTTGCATATTTTACATTTGGTTGGCTGATTTTTATTGTTCAGTGTCTTGCTTCTATAAACTTAATGCTTGGGCTTCTTTTGCACTCATAGTTTTAGTTTAGAAGGGATCATTTCTCGTAGTCTAGTTTATAGTGGATTACTTCTAGTTTCCTTCAGGATAAAATGCGTGCATAGCCAGAGTAGTCCCTCTCACATTTGAATCTATGCTATCGATTTTAAACTTTGAAGTATGGTGATTGATATATTAATCAGCTCTAACCTTAAGAGTTAGCAACACAGTTCCCGACTTAGGGTCTGATTTACTGCTTAAAAATATAGTTTTGTATGATTTTAGTAGATGAAGATATTAATTTATCTTTATCTCTATGTATATGGCTGTCATTAAGTTTCTTCTTCTCTCCCTAGTTGCTATAGTATACCCTTTGTGAAAAATATCAATACATGATGGTAACTGGTTGGTGTTATTtgtgattttttattttatttttgtttcccATAGACGTAATGGCTGGAAAAGTTGTTCTTGCTCAACCTCCTCCATCTTTTGAGTATGAACTTTTTGAAGGTGATCCTGAACAACTTAGAACTGTTGTAGCGTTATCAAACTACTCAACTCCTTGGATTGACCCTGCAAAATTGAAACTCAGACAAAGAATTGGAAGGGGTCCTTTTGGTGATGTCTGGTTAGCCACTCATTATCATTCAACTGATAATTATGATGAGTACCATGAAGTGGCTGTCAAGATGTTAAATCCATTGAAGGAGGATCATGTGAAGGTTCTGTTGGATaagtttgatgatttatttttgaAGTGTAGAGGGATAGAAGGTGTGTGTTTTCTTTAtggaatttcaattataattggcAAGGTAAGTGAGATCATCACATTTGATATGCATTTTCCATCTGACTGGTGGCTGATGAAGAAATTTTCTTCATATTCCACTGCAGATATGCATTGTTATGAAGTTCTATGAGGGATCAATTGGTGACAAAATGGTTCGCCTTAAAGGAGGGAAGCTGTCATTAGCTAATGTTTTGAGGTGCTGTGCATTAcatcctttctcttcttcttcttaagGCTTAAGGTTGAAATCCTCAATTTTTGCTGATGTTTGCGCCTTGCAGGCATGGGATTCAGTTGGCTCAGGGAATTTTAGAATTGCATGCGAAAGAAATCCTAGTTTTTAACCTTAAACCTTCAAATTTCCTTCTTGACGAAAATGATCAAGCAATTCTTGGAGAAGTGGGGATTCCTTACCTACTGCTTGGAATTCCATTGCCAAGCTCAGATGCATCTCGCAGGCTTGGAACCCCAAACTACATGGCTCCAGAACAATGGCAGCCAGAAGTAAGAGGTCCAGTATCCTTGGAGACTGACTCGTGGGGATTCGCATGCAGCATTGTGGAGATGTTGACTGGTGTTCAGCCTTGGTGTGGGAGAGGAGTTGAAGAAATTTATGACTCAGTGGTTAGGAAACAAGAGAAACCACATATTCCAGAAGGCCTCCCTCCTTCAGTTGAAAATGTCCTTCGTGGTTGCTTTGACTATGACTTCAGGAATCGACCCTTAATGACAGACATTTTACGTGTTTTCAAAAGGTAGTGTGTCGTgtatctttttttattattattattttaatttttttatcttgaCTCTCTGATATGAGCTGGATGTCATTTGGTATCAATTCTTTAAGGTCACTTCCATCCTTTCATGTGTTGGCATTGTTACATAGATATCATTTGTTAAACAAGAAACTAGGTCTTGAGTTACTTTCCTATAGGCATCAATTGCTCTTCCTGCATTTATTCACCTTATCCATAGTGTGATATCAGAAATCAGTCTCTTTGTTTTCCTGCTTAACCCACATAATCAATTGTGTTGGTAGAGATTGCATTGTCATGGCCATGCTTGTTGTTGCTGTGTAGTTCTCATGGCATATTCTTAAATAAAATCTTGGACGTTTTCCTTTCAATACTTTCTTCTTTTGCTTTCGATTTTTCTGCTTAATGTGTCTTTAATTTATAAGTGTATAGTTCTTGCCTGCTGTTTTGGTTAGTGGAATAAAGGAGAAAGTTCTCTTTTCTGTTACTTGCACATTTGTGTTGTCAATTGTCATCTATTGAGCCATAATTTGCAGCTCGCAGAATGCAATTTATGGTGATGGAGGCTGGACAGGACTTGGGAGCGAAACAACCTCAGACAAATCAAGTGGCAATGGTTACTCGGAGTGGTTTCTTTTGAAGGATCATCTGCAAGTGGGAGACATGGTGCGTTCTAGAAAGCCACCAAATGCACGAAAGTCAGAAAATATGGATGTTCCAGAAGCAATAGTAGTTGGCTTAGAACGTGATACAGATCGAAATGGTTTTGTTTTGGTGAGAGTCCATGGTATCCATGACCCGTTAAGAGTTCCCATTTCAACCCTGGAgcgggtcacttttggtttggcagcTGGGGATTGGGTACGCTTGAAGGAGGAAAACAAAAAGCACTCACCAGTGGGTTGTCTTCATTCCATCAATCGCAATGGAAGTGTGGTTGTAGGATTTATAGGATTGGCAACCTTTTGGAAAGGCAATTCTTCAGAGCTTCAGATGGCAGAATCCTTCTTTGTGGGTCAGTTTGTTAGGTTGAAAGCTAATGTTCTCAGCCCTAGATTTGAATGGCCTCATAAAAGGCGAGGGGCCTGGGCTACAGGGAAGATTCGGCAGATTCTGCCAAATGGATGCCTTATTGTCAAGTTCCCAGGGAGGTTAACTTTTGGGGAGGAATGTAGCACTTTCTTCGTTGATCCAGCTGAAGTGGAAGTAGTTTCTTTTAAATCTTGCCCTGGGATGGTTAAAAAATATCAACATCTTGAAGATTTTCATTGGGGTGTGAGACCGCTTCTGATAGCATTGGGTCTCTTCACTGCTATGAAAGTAGGATTTTTTGTGGGGAAGAAAATGGGGAGGTCCGAAGGGAAGAATAATCTACATAGCAGTGTGCTGCTAAATGATGGTCAGAGTAGTGGCAACCAAGTATGGTTTTCACCAACTGTGGCAAATATCCTTGGCGTTAGCACTGGTTCTGCCCGGTAATTAATGCGAATGACTGttgatatatatacatatattatatACATATTGGTCAATGAAAAACTGATTTGGCTCACAATCAGACCAACTAATTTCAATTTAGTTCAAAAACAATTTTGGTCAATTCAAGTTTAATCAGATTCAGTTCCGGATTGGACCAGTCTAACTCCTTATGGCAATGACTGCTGTGGAGTACATATAATAAGCTTTAATTTAATGTTGCCCAAGGAATTATTACCAGCAGATGTGAGTTTAGGCTCTCAGTATATCTGTCTCTGCTCATGCTCCTAATACGTATCCTCCCCTGCCTCAAGGAAAGAGAAAATAAACAAAATGAAAGCAGGAAAACAAGGTAAAACAAAACCTGAAATTGATTATGATTAgaatctaataaataaaaaacTATACTGATGGTGACAAAATGCTATAGCTGCTAATATTCTAACAAAGACCATCATTGAGGCCGAAACATGAATATTTTCTTTGAATCCCACAAAACTCTCATTACCCCGAGCTTGGCTTCGGCCTCACTAAATGAACTGCCCGTGGCTTCAGATGGGTGTGGAAGCCTCGCCCATCTCTCAGCCTTAAGCTCAGTAATATCCACAACACACGCCTCCGATTCCTCCAAGCTCTTTCCATACCATTTACCCTGCACCTGACAGACTTTCCCTTTGCCAATCTCCTCCCCTTGCTTATCTACAAGCACAACATATTGACCTGGCTTGTAATGAAAACATTCTGCAGTACCAACGCCAACAAAATCAGCATTTTCAGCAGTGCCAGTTCTTGATGTGTTTTGATTAAGTCTTGCGCCTGATGGAACATTATCTTCACCATGACTCTCAGGTGAGTCATGTGAATGCCGTACTGCTGGTCCAGCTGGTCCACCTTGCCTTTCTGAATGAGCATTGTCTACGTCCATAGGTGCACGAACATCCTTACCTGCACGTGCTAGTCTGGCTTTTCTATTGTTAAGCCTGTAATAACACAAAACATACGAATAAATAAGCAATAGTCACCCCAAGGCAAACTCATGAATAAACAACAAATAGAAAGGACAAACAAAATTTTGCAACTCATAGTTTATCAGTCAATAGTCATCATGAATAAGCATATTTCACTGAGGTTACATTTGAATGTGAAAATGTATATACCACAACCCGAAATAGGGCACtaggaaaattttcttttctttcttgatgtcatcttgtttattaaaatgttgACATTAAGAAGGATCGAAAAAATAGGAGAATGGTAGCAAGAGAAGAATTTACGTGGTTTGGCTATAGAAAGCCTACATCCATCGATGAGGGATTGTGTTGTGTTTTAGCATAATACCTAAAAGTCCATATTTATAATGGAAGATACATGATGCAGAGCAAAGCTCGAAATAACACACTTGCATAAAAAGagtgaaaattaagaaaaaaaaaatactatgtTGGAAATCGTATGCATCAAAAAACTAACCCAAATACATAGAGATTAAGGGTTATTTATAGTGTTTTGATCTCCTAGACCTAATAGGAAAATAAATCTACTTtctaagaaatgtaaataaacctAAATACTTTAGAAAATCTAGATAAAATAAGAATATATCTAATTCTAATCAaaatagaaaaacaaaataaaaatcctAACTAGAATAGGAAAATAGTATTGTTGTAGAATCTTACAAttctcgattcgattcgattcccCGTCTTGGCTATTCAAATCTATACGGCAAATCTCAAATATATTTGAATCTTAACCAAATCTTACAATTCGCTACTGAATCGGGTGAATCAATATAAATCTACTAATTCGGTTGATTTTTTTTCTAGAGGCTTGTTAGACCCTACAActtcaaattttaatatttcaCTTTATTTTATTGTGAAAAATGCACATAAAACATTTCATTAGCAATTTTTCTTCCACTAGCCATTATTTTCCCTATcc belongs to Hevea brasiliensis isolate MT/VB/25A 57/8 chromosome 4, ASM3005281v1, whole genome shotgun sequence and includes:
- the LOC110654026 gene encoding E3 ubiquitin-protein ligase KEG yields the protein MAGKVVLAQPPPSFEYELFEGDPEQLRTVVALSNYSTPWIDPAKLKLRQRIGRGPFGDVWLATHYHSTDNYDEYHEVAVKMLNPLKEDHVKVLLDKFDDLFLKCRGIEGVCFLYGISIIIGKICIVMKFYEGSIGDKMVRLKGGKLSLANVLRHGIQLAQGILELHAKEILVFNLKPSNFLLDENDQAILGEVGIPYLLLGIPLPSSDASRRLGTPNYMAPEQWQPEVRGPVSLETDSWGFACSIVEMLTGVQPWCGRGVEEIYDSVVRKQEKPHIPEGLPPSVENVLRGCFDYDFRNRPLMTDILRVFKSSQNAIYGDGGWTGLGSETTSDKSSGNGYSEWFLLKDHLQVGDMVRSRKPPNARKSENMDVPEAIVVGLERDTDRNGFVLVRVHGIHDPLRVPISTLERVTFGLAAGDWVRLKEENKKHSPVGCLHSINRNGSVVVGFIGLATFWKGNSSELQMAESFFVGQFVRLKANVLSPRFEWPHKRRGAWATGKIRQILPNGCLIVKFPGRLTFGEECSTFFVDPAEVEVVSFKSCPGMVKKYQHLEDFHWGVRPLLIALGLFTAMKVGFFVGKKMGRSEGKNNLHSSVLLNDGQSSGNQVWFSPTVANILGVSTGSAR